In methanogenic archaeon ISO4-H5, the following are encoded in one genomic region:
- a CDS encoding iron-sulfur cluster assembly protein, producing MVTITAEAEKFIDELLEKNQKVGWGIKVYLSGYACSGPQFGMSFQQGAKDGEKIDNSAKSFEMYYDEETEKALDQCVIEFVDDPNFGTGLSIRNPNFNGCASCGGGCGGN from the coding sequence ATGGTTACCATAACCGCAGAAGCAGAGAAGTTCATCGACGAGCTCCTCGAGAAGAACCAGAAAGTAGGATGGGGAATCAAGGTCTACCTCTCCGGATACGCATGCTCCGGACCTCAGTTCGGAATGTCCTTCCAGCAGGGCGCCAAGGACGGAGAGAAGATCGACAACAGCGCCAAGAGCTTCGAGATGTACTACGACGAGGAGACCGAGAAGGCCCTCGACCAGTGCGTCATCGAGTTCGTCGACGACCCCAACTTCGGAACCGGTCTGTCCATCCGCAACCCCAACTTCAACGGTTGCGCATCCTGCGGCGGCGGTTGCGGAGGCAACTGA
- a CDS encoding carboxymuconolactone decarboxylase family protein, with product MKKDPEQQEEMERRLAEEEKIVGHVPVVHQILSDRPDMLLPNLDVSESMFAGEKVLPHKVKHLIALGAAVAGGSPYCIRAQMENAKMFGATEDEVLEALQIACYMGMTRGQSISFRVFADVFGKEYTE from the coding sequence ATGAAGAAGGATCCCGAACAGCAGGAAGAGATGGAGAGGCGCCTTGCTGAGGAAGAGAAGATTGTTGGCCATGTCCCCGTCGTGCATCAGATACTTTCCGACAGGCCCGATATGCTTTTGCCGAATCTGGATGTCAGCGAATCAATGTTCGCGGGGGAGAAGGTGCTGCCCCACAAGGTGAAGCACCTCATCGCCCTCGGAGCGGCCGTCGCCGGAGGCAGTCCGTACTGCATCAGGGCGCAGATGGAGAACGCCAAGATGTTCGGGGCCACGGAGGACGAGGTCCTGGAAGCACTCCAGATCGCATGTTATATGGGTATGACCCGCGGGCAGTCGATATCCTTCCGCGTGTTCGCCGACGTGTTCGGGAAGGAATACACTGAGTAA
- a CDS encoding acetyl-CoA synthetase, Acs, protein MQEFFNPKSVAIIGASNDETKLGGMLVKNMLNAGFKGKLYPINPKGGEIMGLKAYTNITEVKEPIELAVVAVKNTFVLQALKDSAAAGVKCMSILSAGFKEDSPQGAEMEKELQAEAKKAGIRIAGPNCFGNMNVRNGVNYTFSHLVPAAGNISIMSQSGAVGSSILDWTCSNGVGLANFITFGNKCDVDEAEILKYYSEDPNTKVIGIYSEGISDGEKFITAVENMPIKKPIVMFKSGKTAAGSKAASSHTGSIAGSDAVNNVVFKKLNIHRAFDLDEFFDALLVFSTCSPMKKDHIGIITNAGGLGVMSADAAYNAQFCHAAQLAPETIAGIKAGLPKVAGITNPIDIRGDAADTDFEIAIREVIKDPSVGGLVVMGSPLDTADLTSVAKLLVRIMDEIPCATTVCFAGGKKCEEAIQILRDGKFPAYPTPDRAVRALDILRKYCVNKEQSATDLKVPKINGRAAVKALIDKAYAEGRHTLTEAEGKEMFKAYNIPVPGAAISNSADDAAAAADKIGYPVVMKIVSPDIAHKTDVGGVVVGVKNAQAAKDAYNSIMKSVSEKAPKAKIVGVSIEQMLEGPEVILSMMRDPQFGPVVSFGLGGIYVEILREISQKHVPMTEEELNDMIGSTKAYKLLAGARGLPKRDIDAIKDIIRKIVLITNENPEITELEINPVIAGKEGQGCWAVDCLCVLKN, encoded by the coding sequence ATGCAGGAATTCTTCAACCCCAAGTCTGTCGCCATCATCGGTGCATCAAACGATGAGACCAAACTCGGCGGAATGCTCGTAAAGAATATGCTCAACGCAGGCTTCAAAGGAAAGCTCTACCCCATCAACCCCAAGGGCGGGGAGATCATGGGCCTCAAAGCCTACACCAACATCACCGAAGTCAAGGAGCCCATTGAGCTCGCTGTCGTCGCAGTCAAGAACACCTTCGTGCTGCAGGCACTCAAGGACAGTGCCGCCGCCGGAGTCAAATGCATGTCCATCCTCTCCGCAGGATTCAAGGAGGACAGCCCCCAGGGAGCCGAGATGGAGAAAGAGCTCCAGGCTGAGGCCAAGAAGGCCGGCATCCGCATCGCCGGACCCAACTGCTTCGGAAACATGAACGTCAGGAACGGAGTCAACTACACCTTCTCCCACCTGGTACCTGCCGCAGGAAACATCTCCATCATGTCCCAGTCCGGTGCAGTCGGATCCTCCATCCTCGACTGGACCTGCTCCAACGGAGTCGGACTCGCCAACTTCATCACCTTCGGAAACAAGTGCGATGTCGACGAGGCCGAGATCCTGAAATACTACTCCGAGGACCCCAACACCAAGGTCATCGGCATCTACTCCGAGGGTATCAGCGACGGAGAGAAGTTCATCACCGCCGTCGAGAACATGCCCATCAAGAAGCCCATCGTCATGTTCAAGTCCGGAAAGACCGCGGCCGGTTCCAAGGCGGCGTCCTCCCACACCGGATCCATCGCAGGTTCCGACGCCGTCAACAACGTCGTCTTCAAGAAGCTCAACATCCACAGGGCCTTCGACCTCGACGAGTTCTTCGACGCTCTGCTCGTGTTCTCCACCTGCAGCCCCATGAAGAAGGACCACATCGGAATCATCACCAACGCCGGAGGACTCGGAGTCATGTCCGCCGACGCAGCATACAACGCACAGTTCTGCCACGCCGCACAGCTGGCCCCCGAGACCATCGCGGGAATCAAGGCAGGACTCCCCAAGGTCGCAGGAATCACCAACCCCATCGACATCCGCGGAGACGCGGCTGACACCGACTTCGAGATCGCCATCCGCGAGGTCATCAAGGACCCCTCCGTCGGAGGACTCGTCGTCATGGGATCCCCCCTCGACACCGCCGACCTCACCTCCGTGGCCAAACTCCTCGTCAGGATCATGGACGAGATTCCCTGCGCCACCACTGTCTGCTTCGCAGGCGGTAAGAAGTGCGAGGAGGCCATCCAGATCCTCAGGGACGGAAAGTTCCCCGCCTACCCCACTCCCGACAGAGCGGTACGCGCTCTCGACATCCTCAGGAAGTACTGCGTCAACAAGGAGCAGTCCGCCACCGATCTCAAGGTGCCCAAGATCAACGGACGCGCCGCAGTCAAGGCACTCATCGACAAGGCCTACGCAGAGGGCCGCCACACCCTGACCGAGGCCGAGGGTAAGGAGATGTTCAAGGCATACAACATCCCCGTCCCCGGAGCAGCCATCTCCAACTCCGCTGACGACGCCGCAGCAGCCGCTGACAAGATCGGCTACCCCGTCGTCATGAAGATCGTCTCCCCCGACATCGCACACAAGACCGATGTGGGAGGAGTCGTCGTCGGAGTGAAGAACGCACAGGCCGCCAAGGATGCTTACAACAGCATCATGAAGTCCGTCTCCGAGAAGGCACCCAAGGCCAAGATCGTCGGAGTCTCCATCGAACAGATGCTCGAGGGACCCGAGGTCATCCTCTCCATGATGAGGGACCCCCAGTTCGGACCCGTCGTCTCCTTCGGACTCGGAGGAATCTACGTCGAGATCCTCAGGGAGATCTCCCAGAAGCACGTCCCCATGACCGAGGAGGAGCTCAACGACATGATCGGCTCCACCAAGGCCTACAAGCTCCTGGCCGGCGCCCGCGGTCTGCCCAAGCGCGACATCGACGCCATCAAGGACATCATCAGGAAGATTGTCCTCATCACCAACGAGAACCCCGAGATCACCGAGCTCGAGATCAACCCCGTCATCGCCGGAAAGGAAGGACAGGGCTGCTGGGCCGTGGACTGTCTCTGCGTCCTCAAGAACTGA
- a CDS encoding transmembrane protein, with product MFCPCCKQELIGTEPFCPGCGTYISSDMIVKTEAKHHTSREYAMFFCVGMLAMFILTYLLGTQLMLLFIPLIFLRLGSSRLAAVLFGSVAGAILGFLLTTLV from the coding sequence ATGTTCTGCCCGTGCTGCAAACAGGAGCTCATCGGGACCGAACCGTTCTGTCCCGGATGCGGTACGTACATCTCGTCGGATATGATCGTCAAGACCGAGGCCAAGCACCACACGTCCAGGGAATATGCCATGTTCTTCTGCGTGGGAATGCTGGCGATGTTCATCCTCACCTACCTGCTTGGAACACAGCTGATGCTGCTGTTCATCCCCCTGATCTTCCTGAGACTCGGCAGCAGCCGTCTGGCGGCGGTGCTCTTCGGTAGCGTGGCAGGGGCCATCCTGGGATTCCTGCTGACGACGTTGGTCTGA
- a CDS encoding diphthine synthase DphB: MTSELIFVGLGLSGVDGMTVKAFNALKECDKIYAEFYTSHLIGTEIEDLKKALGKKIEVLYRAQVEEDKELPAVIRDAKTMRVAFVTAGDTMLATTHVDLRIQAMYEGIPVRMFTGVSIFTAAPAVFGLQPYKFGRTVTLPFLEQGYQPKSPYDHIMANKKLGLHTLILLDIRAEELRYMTAKDAIEWLLAGEEKWQEGLITDKTLLCVVSHAGADDMKLVAGYPKDLLSMDLGSPLQSVILPGNLHFMEAEALVDFAGAPKEIIEDD; encoded by the coding sequence ATGACATCCGAGCTCATTTTCGTAGGGCTGGGCCTCAGCGGCGTCGACGGTATGACCGTGAAGGCCTTCAATGCGCTCAAAGAATGCGACAAGATTTATGCGGAGTTCTACACCTCCCACCTCATCGGCACCGAGATCGAGGACCTGAAGAAGGCCCTCGGCAAGAAGATAGAGGTGCTCTACCGCGCCCAGGTGGAGGAGGACAAGGAACTCCCCGCGGTCATCCGCGACGCCAAGACCATGAGGGTCGCCTTCGTCACCGCCGGCGACACCATGCTTGCCACCACCCACGTCGACCTCAGGATACAGGCTATGTACGAGGGTATCCCCGTCAGGATGTTCACCGGCGTATCGATCTTCACCGCCGCACCCGCGGTCTTCGGACTGCAGCCCTACAAGTTCGGAAGGACCGTCACCCTCCCATTCCTGGAGCAGGGGTACCAGCCCAAATCCCCCTACGACCACATCATGGCCAACAAGAAGCTGGGTCTCCACACCCTCATCCTCCTGGACATCAGAGCAGAGGAGCTCAGGTACATGACCGCCAAGGATGCCATCGAGTGGCTCCTGGCCGGCGAGGAGAAATGGCAGGAGGGTCTGATCACCGACAAGACACTGCTGTGCGTGGTCTCTCATGCAGGAGCCGACGACATGAAGCTCGTGGCCGGATATCCCAAAGACCTGCTCAGCATGGACCTCGGCAGCCCTCTTCAGAGCGTCATCCTCCCCGGGAACCTCCACTTCATGGAGGCTGAGGCCCTGGTGGATTTCGCCGGAGCTCCCAAGGAGATCATCGAGGACGACTGA
- a CDS encoding SAM-dependent methyltransferase — translation MAKCIRVPKSEGEPYRRGLIEEGLLDLDYRIGSDGGNLLIPCTCDEYRGIKAEEAELRPQAREEGDYRNIVDVPDDLRELLPNSHDVVGDIAITKLEEPLLPYRKAIGEAMMKVCPNIRTVFLDGGVKGEFRIRKLELIAGSGSSETMHKEFGTRMKTDPAKVYFNPRLANERARVTAMVKPGEIIIDMFAGVAPFGSVICRNAHPEKVYSIDLNPECEYYMKENVRLNHITNMECMIGDSTELVKSLPKADRIIMNLPQIADRFLDSALGAAKVGAVIHMHKIMEREELPAYKESIVEAMEEKGFGMEILQVSELKTYSPTMSVYVFDIRRTC, via the coding sequence ATGGCCAAGTGCATCCGCGTTCCCAAATCCGAAGGAGAACCCTACCGTAGGGGACTCATCGAAGAGGGACTTCTTGACTTAGATTACCGCATCGGAAGCGACGGCGGCAATCTTCTCATACCCTGCACCTGCGACGAGTACCGCGGTATAAAAGCGGAAGAGGCAGAGCTCAGACCGCAGGCCCGCGAAGAGGGCGACTACCGTAACATCGTCGATGTGCCAGATGACCTGAGGGAGCTTCTTCCTAACTCCCACGATGTGGTCGGGGACATCGCCATCACCAAGCTCGAGGAACCTCTCCTCCCATACCGTAAAGCCATCGGCGAAGCCATGATGAAGGTCTGCCCCAACATACGCACGGTATTCCTCGACGGCGGTGTGAAGGGAGAGTTCCGCATCCGCAAACTCGAACTCATCGCCGGTTCAGGTTCCTCCGAGACCATGCACAAGGAGTTCGGGACCAGGATGAAGACGGATCCCGCCAAGGTTTACTTCAACCCCCGTCTCGCCAACGAGAGGGCCCGTGTCACCGCTATGGTGAAACCGGGAGAGATCATTATCGACATGTTCGCCGGCGTGGCTCCGTTCGGATCGGTAATCTGCAGGAACGCACACCCTGAAAAGGTCTATTCCATCGACCTGAATCCTGAATGTGAGTATTACATGAAAGAGAACGTGAGGCTCAATCACATCACCAACATGGAATGCATGATTGGGGATTCCACAGAGCTCGTGAAATCGCTCCCTAAAGCGGACAGGATCATCATGAACTTGCCTCAGATCGCCGACAGGTTCCTGGATTCGGCGCTCGGAGCCGCCAAAGTGGGTGCGGTCATCCACATGCACAAAATCATGGAGAGGGAAGAACTCCCCGCTTACAAAGAAAGCATTGTAGAAGCTATGGAGGAAAAGGGATTCGGCATGGAGATCCTGCAGGTCTCCGAACTCAAGACCTACTCTCCGACCATGAGCGTCTACGTCTTCGATATCCGCAGGACCTGCTAA
- a CDS encoding deoxycytidine triphosphate deaminase Dcd, protein MAVLSDRDILAGMESGRIGITDYNEKSLTPNGYDLRVAEISVNGVVHGADEKVVKIPPKTMFFVSTIERVRMGDDVCGNLWLRTSWIRKGTIAAFGIVDAGFEGTLTLGSYNSSDSELEIPIGERYCQLVFQTMTSDSEKSYAKRSGHYQGQTGVTLKPIERK, encoded by the coding sequence ATGGCAGTACTGTCGGACAGAGACATCCTCGCGGGGATGGAGAGCGGACGCATCGGCATCACGGATTACAATGAGAAGAGCCTCACCCCCAACGGTTACGACCTCAGGGTGGCAGAGATCTCGGTGAACGGTGTAGTTCACGGTGCTGATGAGAAGGTCGTGAAGATTCCCCCGAAGACCATGTTTTTCGTATCCACCATCGAGAGGGTCAGGATGGGCGACGATGTCTGCGGCAATCTGTGGCTCAGGACCTCCTGGATCAGGAAGGGCACCATCGCCGCTTTCGGTATAGTGGATGCCGGTTTCGAAGGTACTCTGACACTCGGTTCCTACAACAGCTCCGACAGCGAGCTGGAAATCCCTATCGGGGAGAGGTACTGTCAGCTGGTGTTCCAGACCATGACCTCCGACTCCGAGAAGAGTTATGCCAAGAGGAGCGGACATTACCAGGGACAGACCGGTGTGACCCTGAAGCCTATCGAACGTAAGTGA
- a CDS encoding oxidoreductase/nitrogenase component 1: MSLEYERPDSFLGMLMALEGVSDGFTIIHGPTGCKYYPASVSESVFPERDGTPRARNIFQYASRYFFSQPRLPCTYLDMGRFVTGATERLKDLYSKAESLHPSVISVINSPGASLIGENLQAVSGDIPTVRVDHAEYSGTCSDGFQDGILEILGTVRPEKTDGKKGVNLLGISILHLNWEDTIEDLKGLLGLCGIEVRCTVGAGWSADDIRNSAGAELNVLIYPEYGDRVAAFYRDEYGIPFVNEGVPLGFANLEKWVKSVCSALGCDPSPALAKIKEGRRTAARSVALMESFHLLPKGHTFSVLCDGSLAYAAVEFLYGYLGMVPVAVTCSGAEEWEKRTEEFVSSHGIPFSKDALHTDAEIILTSGTLGISCLSRGLVKGYAEIEAPGTKYVNVRPEPPIGLGGTLRLLDSVLNIIASRQRFI, from the coding sequence ATGTCGCTTGAGTACGAACGTCCGGACAGCTTCCTGGGTATGCTGATGGCCCTGGAAGGGGTATCCGACGGATTCACGATTATACACGGGCCCACGGGCTGCAAGTACTATCCCGCCTCGGTCTCGGAATCCGTATTCCCGGAGAGGGACGGGACGCCCCGGGCCAGGAACATATTCCAATATGCCAGCAGGTACTTTTTCAGCCAGCCCCGCCTGCCCTGCACCTATCTCGATATGGGGAGGTTCGTCACCGGTGCCACCGAGAGGCTGAAGGACCTGTATTCCAAGGCGGAATCCCTTCATCCTTCGGTGATCTCGGTCATCAATTCACCGGGAGCTTCGCTCATCGGGGAGAACCTGCAGGCCGTGTCGGGGGACATACCTACCGTGAGGGTCGACCATGCTGAGTACTCCGGGACCTGCTCCGACGGATTCCAGGACGGGATCCTGGAGATCCTCGGGACCGTGAGGCCGGAGAAGACCGATGGGAAGAAGGGTGTGAACCTGCTCGGGATAAGCATCCTGCACCTCAACTGGGAGGACACGATCGAGGACCTGAAAGGACTGCTGGGTCTATGCGGTATCGAGGTCAGATGCACGGTGGGCGCCGGATGGTCCGCCGATGATATCAGGAACTCTGCGGGTGCGGAACTGAACGTTCTCATCTACCCCGAGTACGGGGACAGGGTGGCGGCATTCTACCGCGACGAATACGGCATTCCTTTCGTGAACGAGGGGGTTCCCCTCGGTTTCGCCAACCTGGAGAAGTGGGTGAAGTCCGTTTGTTCGGCATTGGGCTGCGACCCGTCTCCTGCCCTTGCGAAGATAAAGGAGGGCCGCAGGACCGCCGCCCGTTCGGTAGCCCTGATGGAATCATTCCATCTGCTGCCCAAGGGACATACCTTCTCGGTGCTGTGCGACGGTTCACTGGCATATGCTGCCGTGGAGTTCCTCTACGGATATCTGGGTATGGTGCCCGTGGCGGTCACGTGTTCCGGCGCGGAGGAGTGGGAGAAACGGACGGAGGAGTTCGTCTCCTCGCACGGCATCCCCTTTTCGAAAGATGCTCTTCACACCGACGCGGAGATCATCCTCACCAGCGGAACCCTCGGGATCTCCTGTCTTTCCCGCGGATTGGTGAAGGGATATGCCGAGATTGAAGCGCCCGGGACGAAATACGTCAATGTGCGTCCGGAACCGCCGATAGGTCTCGGAGGGACCCTGCGTCTGCTCGATTCGGTGCTGAACATCATCGCCTCGAGGCAGAGGTTCATCTGA
- a CDS encoding nitrogenase, whose product MSGSARRKIAIYGKGGIGKSTVSSNLTAALSDMGIRVLQIGCDPKHDSTRGLIGGAVQNTVLDYLKEVKPEDRKLEDVVSRGYKGCLCVEAGGPEPGVGCAGRGIITAFDLLERLGSGQVDSDITLYDVLGDVVCGGFAVPLRNDYADTVYIVTSGEFMAIYAANNILRGTANYNPDRIGGIIFNSRGDPEEEARVERFSEAVGIPIVARIPRSSVFMDAEQRGVTVIGAFPDSEIAGTFRDLAHAVIEGKRYHARFLSENELEKLILGRETAKKEKPVHRELNVTGTEFRPYTSKNTAYDEPIHGCAFSGASSVCTSVKGLTTILHSPRSCAQLTVQLDSKSVKGAYTRGYSTSETFGDPDVICTDMGEGTMVFGGNDLLRRKLEEQISLGKRDFAVITACPPGIIGDDPRGVAAAVEKEHPGVKIAVLEEDGNATGDFMQGTLDAGIGLIERFASKGDTRPMTVNLVGVKTMASSACSELOQVRDYLGQLGVEVNCILPGFSTVEELGRIPEAAANLKLNPDLFTEKMCMYLEDEFGIPSLEQPVRGGLVGVAGWIGCVAEYFGKQKEAEVLLASIEKQYRSLMEGPRRLLAGKKCCILTIGNDVSWIREAVELVGMDMQRAYLLKRSDYSSNLTSDYLDKAFTVIAEKDVPDVLREIDSLKPDILLIPASVAVSPEIYQCRLPYVTVTDPFAGRALAEDWIRGTLAPKKEGWREDVA is encoded by the coding sequence ATGAGTGGCTCCGCAAGGAGAAAAATCGCAATCTACGGAAAAGGCGGAATCGGTAAATCTACAGTTTCATCCAATCTCACCGCTGCCCTTTCTGACATGGGCATCAGGGTCCTGCAGATCGGCTGCGATCCCAAGCACGATTCGACCAGAGGTCTCATCGGAGGCGCCGTACAGAACACCGTTCTCGACTATCTCAAGGAAGTGAAACCCGAGGACAGGAAGCTGGAGGACGTGGTCTCACGGGGTTACAAAGGTTGCCTCTGCGTGGAAGCCGGAGGCCCCGAACCCGGGGTCGGATGCGCAGGCAGAGGTATCATCACCGCCTTCGACCTGCTCGAGAGGCTCGGTTCGGGCCAGGTGGATTCGGACATCACCCTCTACGACGTACTGGGCGATGTGGTGTGCGGAGGTTTCGCCGTCCCGCTCCGCAACGATTATGCGGATACCGTGTACATCGTCACCTCCGGCGAGTTCATGGCCATCTATGCGGCCAACAACATCCTGAGGGGAACGGCCAATTACAATCCCGACAGGATCGGGGGAATCATATTCAACAGCCGCGGCGACCCGGAGGAGGAGGCCCGCGTGGAGAGGTTCTCGGAAGCGGTGGGCATACCCATCGTAGCGAGGATCCCCCGTTCTTCCGTATTCATGGATGCGGAACAGCGCGGGGTCACTGTCATAGGGGCCTTCCCGGACTCCGAAATCGCCGGGACGTTCAGGGATCTGGCACATGCCGTCATCGAGGGGAAGAGGTACCATGCCCGGTTCCTTTCGGAGAACGAACTGGAGAAGCTGATCCTGGGCAGGGAGACCGCCAAGAAGGAGAAACCGGTGCACCGGGAACTGAACGTCACCGGTACCGAATTCCGTCCCTACACTTCTAAGAATACTGCTTACGACGAACCCATCCACGGCTGTGCCTTCTCCGGGGCATCTTCTGTATGTACCTCGGTGAAGGGGCTTACCACAATACTTCATTCTCCGAGGAGCTGTGCACAGCTCACCGTACAGCTGGATTCCAAGAGCGTGAAGGGTGCGTACACAAGGGGATACAGTACGTCGGAGACCTTCGGGGATCCCGATGTCATATGCACGGATATGGGCGAGGGAACCATGGTCTTCGGCGGCAACGACCTCCTCCGCAGAAAGCTGGAGGAGCAGATCTCCCTCGGGAAGAGGGATTTCGCCGTGATCACCGCCTGTCCCCCGGGGATAATCGGGGATGATCCCAGAGGAGTGGCTGCCGCCGTCGAGAAGGAGCATCCCGGCGTGAAGATAGCGGTCCTGGAGGAGGACGGCAACGCCACCGGGGATTTCATGCAGGGCACCCTGGATGCAGGCATAGGCCTCATAGAGCGTTTCGCTTCCAAAGGCGATACGAGGCCGATGACGGTCAACCTGGTCGGCGTGAAGACCATGGCCAGCAGCGCCTGTTCCGAACTGTAGCAGGTCAGGGATTATCTCGGCCAACTGGGTGTGGAAGTCAACTGCATCCTCCCCGGGTTCAGCACCGTGGAGGAGCTCGGCAGGATCCCCGAGGCCGCTGCCAACCTGAAGCTCAATCCCGATCTCTTCACCGAGAAGATGTGCATGTACCTGGAGGATGAGTTCGGCATACCCTCGTTGGAACAGCCGGTGCGCGGAGGTCTGGTCGGTGTCGCGGGATGGATAGGCTGCGTGGCAGAGTATTTTGGTAAGCAGAAAGAGGCCGAGGTACTGCTGGCATCGATTGAGAAGCAGTACCGCAGCCTCATGGAAGGTCCGCGCAGGCTGTTGGCCGGTAAGAAATGCTGCATCCTGACCATCGGCAACGATGTTTCCTGGATACGGGAAGCGGTGGAATTGGTGGGGATGGACATGCAGCGTGCATACCTGCTGAAGCGTTCCGATTACAGTTCCAACCTTACCTCCGATTATCTTGATAAGGCCTTCACGGTCATTGCCGAGAAGGATGTGCCAGATGTATTGAGGGAGATAGATTCCCTCAAGCCGGATATACTGCTGATACCCGCTTCGGTGGCGGTATCGCCGGAGATCTACCAGTGCCGTCTCCCGTACGTCACGGTGACGGATCCTTTCGCGGGAAGGGCCCTGGCGGAGGATTGGATCAGGGGCACCCTGGCCCCTAAGAAGGAGGGTTGGAGAGAAGATGTCGCTTGA